In the Kribbella sp. NBC_00482 genome, one interval contains:
- the efeU gene encoding iron uptake transporter permease EfeU translates to MLANYLIGLREGLEASLVVSILATFLVKSGHRDRLKLVWIGVAAALAVAVAAWGLLQFVTALTAKSFTTQETVGGVMSILAVGFVTWMIFWMRKASRSIAKELRERMGEALEVGSRAVVILAFLAVFRESIETAFIVYASAATATTAVPFVGVLLGLATSVLLGVAIYKGAVKINLAVFFKWTGAVLILVAAGIFAYGFHDLQEANILPGLHTLAFDISHVIPPDSWYGVLLKGIFNFNPAPSVLEAIAWAVYLVPVMVLYFLPVKSSTPPAVTTTTAPKAA, encoded by the coding sequence ATGCTCGCGAACTACCTGATCGGACTTCGTGAAGGACTCGAGGCCTCGCTGGTCGTCAGCATCCTCGCCACCTTCTTGGTCAAGTCGGGGCATCGCGATCGACTCAAACTGGTCTGGATCGGTGTCGCCGCGGCGCTTGCCGTGGCGGTCGCCGCCTGGGGTCTGCTCCAGTTCGTCACCGCGCTGACCGCGAAGTCGTTCACCACGCAGGAGACCGTCGGCGGGGTGATGTCGATCCTCGCGGTCGGCTTCGTCACCTGGATGATCTTCTGGATGCGCAAGGCGTCCCGCAGTATCGCCAAGGAACTGCGCGAGCGGATGGGCGAGGCCCTCGAGGTCGGCTCCCGCGCGGTGGTCATCCTGGCGTTCCTCGCGGTCTTCCGGGAGAGCATCGAGACCGCGTTCATCGTGTACGCGTCGGCCGCCACCGCGACCACCGCCGTACCGTTCGTCGGCGTCCTGCTCGGGCTGGCGACCTCGGTGCTGCTCGGCGTCGCGATCTACAAGGGCGCGGTGAAGATCAACCTGGCCGTGTTCTTCAAGTGGACCGGCGCGGTGCTGATCCTGGTCGCGGCCGGCATCTTCGCGTACGGCTTCCACGACCTGCAGGAAGCCAACATCCTGCCCGGTCTGCACACGCTGGCCTTCGACATCTCCCACGTGATCCCACCGGACAGCTGGTACGGCGTACTGCTGAAGGGCATCTTCAACTTCAACCCGGCGCCGTCCGTGCTGGAGGCGATCGCGTGGGCCGTCTACCTCGTCCCGGTGATGGTGCTCTATTTCCTTCCGGTGAAGAGCTCGACACCGCCCGCCGTCACGACGACAACCGCACCCAAAGCGGCTTGA
- the efeO gene encoding iron uptake system protein EfeO yields the protein MRTTLARRASIFGVVIGLAALTACADDEPAAKDDGTGPVSVKASDSGCDLSRRDVKSGTSTFSVSNGGSKVTEFYVYADGDRVMGEVENIGPGLKRELIVELPTGKYQAVCKPGMVGDGIRGDLNVTGDAPAQIDTDTALKQATESYQRYVNSQAVALEQKTTEFVTAVKAGDVAKAKELFPVSRTYWERIEPVAESFGDLDPKIDARVNDVEPGTEWTGYHRIEQALWVSNSTKGMEKYADLLLTDVKTVVAKAKVVKLTPLQLANGAKELLDEVATGKVTGEEDRYSHTDLWDFEANVEGSQAAIQALRPALQKRDAALVTQLDAQFKAVFAALDKYRDGDGFKPYTATEAEKKALGAVVDGLAEPVSKVAGVIAKK from the coding sequence ATGCGCACCACTCTGGCCCGTCGGGCCTCCATCTTCGGGGTCGTCATCGGCCTTGCGGCGCTCACCGCGTGTGCGGATGACGAGCCTGCGGCGAAGGACGACGGCACCGGCCCGGTGTCGGTCAAGGCGTCCGATTCGGGCTGCGACCTGAGCCGCCGCGACGTGAAGTCCGGCACCAGCACGTTCTCGGTGTCGAACGGCGGCAGCAAGGTCACCGAGTTCTATGTGTACGCCGACGGCGACCGGGTGATGGGTGAGGTCGAGAACATCGGACCGGGCCTCAAGCGGGAGCTGATCGTCGAGCTGCCGACCGGTAAGTACCAGGCGGTCTGCAAGCCCGGCATGGTCGGCGACGGGATCCGCGGCGACCTCAACGTCACCGGCGACGCGCCCGCGCAGATCGACACCGACACCGCGCTGAAGCAGGCGACCGAGAGCTACCAGCGGTACGTGAACTCGCAGGCGGTCGCGCTCGAGCAGAAGACCACCGAGTTCGTCACCGCGGTGAAGGCCGGCGACGTCGCGAAGGCGAAGGAACTGTTCCCGGTCTCGCGGACCTACTGGGAGCGGATCGAGCCGGTCGCCGAGTCGTTCGGCGACCTGGACCCGAAGATCGACGCCCGCGTCAACGACGTCGAGCCGGGCACCGAATGGACCGGGTACCACCGGATCGAGCAGGCGCTCTGGGTCTCCAACTCCACCAAGGGCATGGAGAAGTACGCCGACCTGCTGCTCACCGATGTGAAGACCGTGGTCGCGAAGGCGAAGGTCGTCAAGCTCACCCCGCTGCAGTTGGCGAACGGTGCCAAGGAACTGCTCGACGAGGTCGCGACCGGCAAGGTCACCGGCGAGGAGGACCGCTACTCGCACACCGACCTGTGGGACTTCGAGGCGAACGTCGAGGGCTCGCAGGCCGCGATCCAGGCGCTCCGCCCGGCCCTGCAGAAGCGGGACGCGGCGCTCGTCACCCAGCTGGACGCTCAGTTCAAGGCCGTCTTTGCGGCGCTGGACAAGTACCGCGACGGTGACGGCTTCAAGCCGTACACCGCGACCGAGGCCGAGAAGAAGGCCCTCGGCGCGGTCGTCGACGGGCTGGCCGAGCCGGTCAGCAAGGTCGCCGGAGTGATCGCGAAGAAATGA
- the thpR gene encoding RNA 2',3'-cyclic phosphodiesterase — translation MRLFVAVVPPQEVVEDLSEFVEPRRDHPDDDIRWAADVHWHLTLAFLGEVPDWKTEELEERLELAAKRQKPFELQLAGAGAFPGVPDARVLYAGVRDETESLKHLAMTTRAAASRAGVTVEGRKFTPHLTLARLRRPIDVTRWVRVFDTYEGPVWTAGSLRLIESRLGEGPGQSAAYITVGEWDFLG, via the coding sequence ATGCGATTGTTCGTGGCTGTAGTGCCACCTCAAGAGGTAGTGGAGGATCTGAGCGAGTTCGTCGAGCCGCGTCGGGACCATCCGGACGACGACATCCGGTGGGCGGCGGACGTGCACTGGCATCTCACGCTGGCGTTTCTCGGCGAGGTGCCGGACTGGAAGACCGAGGAGCTCGAGGAGCGGCTGGAGCTCGCCGCCAAGCGGCAGAAGCCGTTCGAGTTGCAGCTGGCCGGAGCCGGCGCCTTCCCCGGCGTCCCGGACGCCCGGGTGCTGTACGCCGGAGTACGCGACGAGACCGAGTCGCTCAAGCACCTGGCGATGACCACCCGGGCGGCAGCGAGTCGCGCCGGAGTGACCGTCGAGGGAAGGAAATTCACCCCGCACCTGACGCTGGCGCGGTTGCGGCGACCGATCGACGTCACCAGGTGGGTCAGGGTTTTCGACACCTACGAGGGCCCTGTGTGGACGGCGGGCAGCCTGCGGTTGATCGAGTCCCGGCTGGGCGAAGGACCGGGCCAGAGTGCGGCGTACATCACGGTAGGCGAATGGGATTTCTTAGGTTAA